Proteins encoded within one genomic window of Mesobacillus subterraneus:
- a CDS encoding L-cystine transporter — protein MTTGLVILNIAVLLGIIAVLFYMQKKHVSFSKRVFIALGIGIVFGFALQFIYGAGSEVITKSTDWFSIVGSGYVKFLQMVVMPLVFISILAAFTKLKLTNNIGKISTLILGLLVGTTAVAAAVGIATAVGFDLEAVQITQGEAEQARAEKLEETYGGIEGRTMPQQILDLLPANPFLDFTGARPTSTISVVIFAAFLGIAYLGVRRKSPDQAELFAKIVDAFYAIIMRVVTLILRLTPYGVLAIMTKTVALSDFDAILKLGKFVAASYVALAIMFIIHLLLLTIAGLNPVTYIKKAFPVLAFAFTSRTSAGALPLNIKTQRSLGVPEGIANFAGSFGLSIGQNGCAGIYPAMLAVMIAPSVGIDPLTPSFIATVIAIVAISSFGVAGVGGGATFAALLVLSALNLPVALAGLLISIEPLIDMGRTAVNVSGSMTSGILTSRITKEIDSSVYTDMNQKIEAEA, from the coding sequence GTGACCACTGGACTTGTTATTTTAAATATTGCAGTTTTGCTAGGCATTATCGCTGTTCTTTTTTACATGCAGAAGAAGCATGTATCATTTTCTAAACGAGTATTCATTGCACTGGGAATCGGGATTGTTTTCGGTTTTGCATTGCAATTCATTTATGGAGCGGGATCTGAGGTCATTACGAAAAGTACGGACTGGTTCTCAATTGTGGGAAGCGGTTATGTAAAGTTCCTGCAAATGGTTGTTATGCCGCTAGTATTTATATCGATTTTAGCTGCCTTCACGAAGCTAAAGCTGACGAATAACATTGGTAAAATCAGCACACTGATCCTCGGTTTGCTGGTTGGAACAACAGCTGTTGCCGCTGCTGTTGGAATTGCTACTGCAGTTGGTTTCGACCTTGAAGCTGTGCAGATCACACAGGGAGAGGCGGAGCAAGCACGCGCTGAGAAGCTTGAGGAAACGTATGGTGGAATTGAAGGCCGTACAATGCCACAGCAAATTCTTGATCTCTTGCCAGCCAATCCATTTCTTGATTTCACTGGTGCAAGGCCAACTTCTACAATCTCAGTCGTGATTTTCGCTGCATTCCTTGGAATAGCTTATCTTGGAGTGAGGAGAAAATCTCCTGATCAGGCGGAGCTTTTTGCCAAAATTGTTGATGCTTTCTATGCAATCATCATGAGGGTCGTCACGCTGATTCTGCGCCTGACTCCATATGGAGTTCTTGCCATTATGACAAAAACCGTTGCATTGAGTGATTTCGACGCCATCTTGAAACTCGGTAAATTCGTAGCTGCTTCATATGTGGCTCTTGCAATCATGTTCATTATCCACTTATTATTACTTACGATTGCTGGTTTGAATCCAGTCACTTATATTAAAAAAGCATTTCCTGTTCTCGCGTTTGCTTTCACTTCAAGAACGAGTGCCGGGGCATTGCCATTAAATATCAAAACACAGCGCTCGCTTGGCGTGCCAGAAGGTATTGCTAACTTTGCCGGCTCCTTCGGGTTATCTATCGGACAAAATGGCTGCGCCGGGATTTATCCTGCAATGCTGGCAGTCATGATTGCACCGTCAGTTGGTATTGATCCATTGACGCCATCGTTCATCGCGACCGTGATTGCCATTGTGGCTATCAGCTCATTCGGAGTTGCCGGAGTTGGAGGTGGCGCGACTTTTGCGGCGCTACTAGTCCTTTCAGCGTTGAACCTGCCGGTAGCTCTTGCCGGACTGTTGATTTCCATCGAACC